In Marinobacter sp. M3C, the genomic stretch AAGACGGTCAACATCTTCACCCTTCTTCCCGATAACAATACCCGGGCGGGCGGTATGGATCGTGATGCGGGCGTTCTGAGCAGGGCGCTCGATCACAATCTTGCTGACAGACGCCTTTACCAGACGCTTGTCGAGGAATTCACGAACCTGAATGTCGTTCAACAGGTTTTTCGCGTAGTCCTTTTTATCGGCATACCATACTGAGTTGTGCTCTTTGATCACACCCAGGCGAAAGCCGATCGGATTTACTTTATGACCCATCTGAGCATCTCCTACTTGTCGGCGACCTTGACGGTGATATGACAGGTGCGCTTCATGATTCTGTCAGCGCGCCCCTTGGCTCGAGCTTTAATTCGCTTGAGCGTTGGGCCCTCATCCACCATAACAGTGGAGACCCGCAAATCATCTACGTCCAGACCTTCGTTATGCTCAGCGTTAGCAATTGCGGACTCAAGAGCTTTCTTGATAATCCCAGCTGCTTTCTTAGGGCTGAAAGTCAAAATATTCAGAGCGTCCTCAACAGCCTTGCCGCGAACCTGATCGGCAACAAGACGAGCTTTCTGAGCTGAGAGGCGAGCGCCCTTATACTTGGCTGCTACTTCCATTTCATTTCCCCTCACAATCAGCGTTTAGCTTTCTTGTCGGCCGAATGGCCACGATAAGTGCGCGTTGCTGCGAACTCACCTAGTTTATGACCGACCATATCTTCGGTAACATAAACCGGCACGTGTTGCTTGCCGTTGTGGACTGCGATGGTCAAGCCTACGAACTCTGGGAAAATCGTGGAACGGCGCGACCAGGTCTTAATTGGTCGCTTGTCGTTCACTTCCAGAGCTGCCTCGACCTTCTTCAACAGATGCAGGTCTATGAAGGGACCTTTCTTTAAAGAACGTGGCACAGCATTTACCTCTATTTAGTCGTTTACTTGGCTGAACGACGACGTACTATCATCTTATCAGTACGCTTGTTCTTACGAGTCTTATGCCCTTTGGTCGGAACACCCCATGGAGTAACTGGGTGACGCCCGCCAGAGGTACGCCCTTCACCACCACCGTGTGGGTGGTCAACTGGGTTCATAGCCACACCACGTACCGTTGGACGCTTTCCGCGCCAACGTGATGCACCCGCTTTACCAAGCCGCTTGAGACTGTGTTCACTGTTGGACACTTCACCCAACGTAGCACGGCAATCAACAAGCACCTTTCGCATTTCACCTGAGCGCAGGCGGATAGTCGCGTAAGCGCCTTCCCGAGCAACCAGCTGTATTGATGCGCCCGCAGAGCGAGCCAACTGTGCACCTTTACCAGGCTTGAGCTCAACGCAATGGATCACAGAACCAACCGGGATATTCCGCAGCGGCAATGTACTTCCCACCTTGATAGGCGCGTCGATTCCTGAGCGCACAGGTTCACCGATCTGCATACCCTTGGGAGCGATAATATAACGGCGCTCGCCATCGGCGTACTTGATCAGCGCGATGTGCGCCGAGCGGTTAGGATCGTATTCAATGCGCTCGATTGTCGCAGGAATACCATCTTTAATCCGCTTGAAGTCTATTATGCGGTAGTGCTGTTTATGGCCACCACCAATGTGACGGGTAGTGATACGGCCATTATTATTACGGCCACCCGATTTGCTTTGCGATTCGACCAACGGTTCGTAAGGGCGCCCTTTGTGTAAATCCGGGTTGTACAGCTTTACAACGTGACGGCGTCCGGGAGATGTTGGCTTGGTTTTGACGATCGGCATATTACGACCCCTTTACCTTATTCCACATCCAGAAAATCGATGTCCTGACCTTCAGCCAGCTTTACATAAGC encodes the following:
- the rplV gene encoding 50S ribosomal protein L22, giving the protein MEVAAKYKGARLSAQKARLVADQVRGKAVEDALNILTFSPKKAAGIIKKALESAIANAEHNEGLDVDDLRVSTVMVDEGPTLKRIKARAKGRADRIMKRTCHITVKVADK
- the rpsS gene encoding 30S ribosomal protein S19 produces the protein MPRSLKKGPFIDLHLLKKVEAALEVNDKRPIKTWSRRSTIFPEFVGLTIAVHNGKQHVPVYVTEDMVGHKLGEFAATRTYRGHSADKKAKR
- the rplB gene encoding 50S ribosomal protein L2 yields the protein MPIVKTKPTSPGRRHVVKLYNPDLHKGRPYEPLVESQSKSGGRNNNGRITTRHIGGGHKQHYRIIDFKRIKDGIPATIERIEYDPNRSAHIALIKYADGERRYIIAPKGMQIGEPVRSGIDAPIKVGSTLPLRNIPVGSVIHCVELKPGKGAQLARSAGASIQLVAREGAYATIRLRSGEMRKVLVDCRATLGEVSNSEHSLKRLGKAGASRWRGKRPTVRGVAMNPVDHPHGGGEGRTSGGRHPVTPWGVPTKGHKTRKNKRTDKMIVRRRSAK